In the genome of Anabrus simplex isolate iqAnaSimp1 chromosome 2, ASM4041472v1, whole genome shotgun sequence, the window GTAGTTTTCAAGAAATGTTTGCGTGAACTTAACCGTGATGGTGCTGGTTGGAGTCCAAACAGTGGATGGGCTTGGATTTTAGATGAGGTCTTCTCCTTACAGGCTGCTACCTCACATCGGATATCAGCGGGTGCGATGCCAGCAACGTAGTACAATTTTTTTGTGGTGTAGGTCTTAGAGACAGCCTTTGATGATGCGACACGTTTCATTCACTGCCACGTCTACTTCTGTGGTACGGCAAGATCTGTACCATACTGGGCAAGCACTTTCTGCTGTCGAGTAATATAATGCTAGTGTTGAGGTTTTCACTGTGTCTGGCTGTGCTCCCCAGGTTGTTCCAGTCAGCTTCTTCCATACCACATTATTCCTGGCAGCCACTTTATTTTTGGTGTTCATACAATGTTTTCTATAAGAAACTGTGCGGTCTAAAGTAACCCCAAGATATTTTGGGGTCTCACAATGCGCCAGCTTGATCCTGCGCCATGTGATGTTCGGTTATCTAAGTGGCCTGTTTACTCTCCAAATGGAAAACACAAGTTTGAGTTTTGCGGGTTTTGGATTCAATTGATTATTCCTGTAGTACGTAACTAACAGATGACAGAGTAAACTGCAGTCTTGCGATTTGGAGGCTGACACACTAACCTTCTTACAAAATAACTTAGCTTGAAGAAGAAAATTATGACATAATGATGTAACTGATGGTATGTTTTACTTGCAGGTCTACATGGGCGTGAATGGATTTCACCAGCAACAGTCACTTACATCTTGCTCCAGCTTGTGGAATTCCGTGATCAACATCCAGAATTACTTGAGGCCTTTGACTGGTACATCCTACCCGTTGGCAATCCTGATGGGTACGAGTATTCGCACACTACAGATCGGCTATGGCGGAAAACAAGATCTAAGTGGGCGGCGTGCCGTGGTGTGGATCCAAACCGTAACTGGGATTTTCACTGGGGTGAAGGAACAGTAACAACACACGATTCCTGCCGTGAAGATTTTGCTGGTCCACAGGCTTTCTCAGAACCAGAGACACGTGCCATGGCTGAGTTTCTAATGGCACATCGAGAGCAAATCAAAATATACCTCACTCTTCATTCTTACTCCCAAATGTGGTTAGTACCGTGGGGGTACAAAAACGAGAAACCCAAGGACTATTACGATATGTATGTGCTAGCTGAGAAAGGTGTTCAAGCACTGCAGTCAGTACGTGGAACAGACTATCTGCTGGGAACTTCCCCAGAGCTTATCTATGCAGCTTCAGGTAAGTTTAACAATCTATAAAAGTTTCTTGTATTCTTATTTGGCAAAAGCAGCATCAGCTCTACTGCTGTGTATGAGAACTTAATCTCTGTCTCCTCAATTCAAGTGCCCTCCAGCCATAGTTCCCAACTGTTCGTACCAGGCACCTGTTATGTCCAGTGTTCACTTGTTTAGCTAACTACCGTTAATCCACTTTCCTTTTCCAGCAAAGAGACACATATTCTATTTATATACAgagtcatacctgccaaccctgCCGATTTATCCGGAAACTtcccgttttttaactcgtcttccgatttatttttaattcttcctgtttTTGACCAACATAACCGgaagtacagtcaatactcttcccctaggataaaggataaattcttacgtgcttgtgtaatttacccagccTCATTtccaagcgtatttatttgatgctttatttcgcgagtgtatcacccgtcgccttcgtgtattgtgtttcctgctcgctacagcagcatgtgtgcatTACGGCTgaggattcgggacggcaatcgtcctacaagcaagagaggtaGCACGCGCTAGTCACCCAGTTATCAGGACGAAATAATGAGTTTCTTAATGTGTGGTTCGCGCAATAATAGCATCGTTTCTGTGTGTAAttttgttggagttgtaggccacgcttttttttctagcggttctgtgcttttcgtcgtgtcaaagtcatatgttaataatgtatgagacgtaccaatctgttttgtatgtggtagtttcgcatatttaagtgcatttttgttcattcttatttcataattttagcgagttgaatgtatttcagagagctgtgttggtgacagtttctggtattttcacttcacgttatggccaaaaaaaaTAACAAACGTTATTTCCAAGTGTTCAgaaatacctataaaattaaatttccgttcatttttaaattttatttcgagattgAAATTTCGAGATAGAGAGAATTCCGTTCTtgagcacataactgaatcatatgtatcaacggtattttactgaatacattatttttaacagttctTAAAAGTAGCCTATACGAAGAAACTTTaatttacggcatcactttaattttaacacttaatagtaactttttagaagacaggatacagtacatacagtagtgaaacaagaaatatagcaAGGTTATCACGTTAGGAAAGAAAAAAATCCGTTATTCTCTTCATTTTCTtactgttaatctttcctcccgtcacgttgaaacttctcgtcaataccacgcagccaagtttcataaatggagcttgtaaTCCTCTACTtttgggcttgctttcgtacgtgactggtaattgacacccgagaaacagtAAGGCTTCGCcgatttgccgatcactagaagttcgagtttttcggttcccgtcatattagtttccagcttcgctgcaaccctttctttacttgttaactgttcctcacaaaccgcaaatgccgtattgcacagttaattttgcacaaaattcgagttacggggtactttttgcttcaagggaggaaatgtttgcttcgagaaatcgaatttcaagaatagagaaataaatacacgtgaagaataagacaaacCGCCAGAAAATTTGTTACTTtgaagccggaattactaaaataaaaacattttctgaaacaggaagaatagggctatttttgtatgaacaaaaagaaaaaccgagtttttggctcaatatacgaaaaattcagtcatacctacccttgagaatgcataatttcgtggcatacgtgtatacaatttacagcaacgtttccagaaactgtttttcactcctattgtattgccgatcgctaattgcatatatttagcacctaagttaatatttgtcggccgttattatacactcatttttattgctatcccggagttTTACTGATCTCGGAATGACTTGTCgatgttcccaatgtccttatgctttgagtgaacatgtctctatatttttaattattccaatgcgccattaattacGGTTTAAAATTGATTAAATTATCATTGCTCCCGTATAAGGAGAGCTCTAcaatgggtacaccaacatggcgaaccgcgcactcaacttggcgtactttctcctgcagcggagagctggcatcagcgatccatgtatagagatcagtgatttcgccttgctaaaatgggagacaattcgacggtggcgctcctagtgacttgacctgaacaaatcgcgctaaattcaaata includes:
- the LOC136863446 gene encoding carboxypeptidase B-like, with protein sequence MEPTRGKNILDVVLVKPDELYRETKSAIRNENPPLSPIEEELENRGGHRLTWHRYHQYKDIDSYLGYLAKTHNDICQTEVIGKSSEGRDLKLIKVSNGAANKPAIWIDGGLHGREWISPATVTYILLQLVEFRDQHPELLEAFDWYILPVGNPDGYEYSHTTDRLWRKTRSKWAACRGVDPNRNWDFHWGEGTVTTHDSCREDFAGPQAFSEPETRAMAEFLMAHREQIKIYLTLHSYSQMWLVPWGYKNEKPKDYYDMYVLAEKGVQALQSVRGTDYLLGTSPELIYAASGGSDDWAKGVAGIKYSYTIELPDKGNYGFVLPANQIEPVGEETWAAIKAIAQQFSQMTHS